The sequence tgtatttgttgtattcatgttttaatgtggtttcatgaatgtatttatgttattatgcGGGTCTTGAACCGCCGACCCTCCGGTcgccagtccaagacttagtggactgaactactgctgcCTCAAAATGACTGGTTCAGTTATTTCATTATGGGTTATTTTGctggtctttgtgttttttttattttttcaaagtaGCTGAAGTATTTGTTTGCCAATATATATGAAACAGTTCAACAAATTTACAGtcaagaataatttttttttaaaaatttggggAGAGAACAAGAAAGGTTACCTCTAACTATTATCAATTCTGTGCTTTTAGGAGTTAAGCAGCAACCCTCATCTGTTCGTAGATGGCCTCAGCGCCCATGACCTGCACCAAGGCCAGCTGGGAAACTGTTGGTTTGTAGCTGCCTGCTCCAGTCTAGCCTCCAGAGAGACCCTGTGGCAGAAGGTGAGAAGGAGACACAGTCGATTTACTTATTTTCTACTGTAGGTGATCtttataattacaataacaCGTGTTTTTACGAGTCTTAAATACTCTCTCTGAAGTGTTTCTGGTTAATAGCAGTCTTAAGATTCAACAGGAAAATTTGTTCCCAGCTGTAACAGCCAGGTGAGCTACGTGCCACTTTTTTTTATGCAACTTTATCATGACGCAAGTACTTGAAGATCAAATTCAGGTTGATTGCTCAGATCTTATactatattaaaatatacaaattaaagcCACATGTTTAAGATAAGACAGGAAAATGTTTCTTAAACTTTAAACAGTATAACAAAGTTAAGTTTTTCAAGCTTCTTATAAATGGACAGGAGCCCAAGATACGTGGTCAATGGCTCGATCAGTTTCTGCTTCAAACTAGCAAACTAGATGTGGAAATGACAACCTCATCACACACAATACACCATCATTTTCCAGACAAAATAAACTATCATCTAATATCTGGATCATACAAATgcagtgtatgtttgtgtaaagGGGAGAGGCCATACAGTACAAAGTCCGCTTGGCGGAAGTAGTTGAAGGTTCAGTTCACACCCTTCTCAATGATTTAATTCATGTTCAAAGTTTACAGTTCCAAAAAATGAACAATTGcactttcttattttttttaatgtcacgaAATGAGGTCAAACTGATTGGTGCTAATGCAGATTGAATGTCACACACCTTTCACACTGTTTAGCAAAAGTGTGAGAAtgatcagtgtttgttttaccgttgtttcattcctgttttctgctgtcagACATTGTCTACAGCCCTGAGGTTTCTGTCTGCTGAAGGGAAAGCAAAGCCTCTACAACAcacatgtcaaagtcaaggcctgggggccggATCTGGCCTGTGACTGAATTATCCCTCTGGATgttatttaattactattagaaccggcccGCAGGCCGGTTCTGCAGGTCATTTGACCGCAtcaacactacattccccacaatgcaacagtagcCAGTGAAGTCAGTGCAGCAAGTGGGCCTCAGCTTCATTATTAATCAGCTGTCAGAACAAAGTAAATGGATTAATTAATAGTGTGTGTTgatatattgtatatactgatatatatatatatatatatccttttaaaaaaaatagcatattgtgataaagttcattattttttgtaatgtattgataaacattagactttcatgtattttagattaattacacacaactgaggtagttcaagccttttattgttttaatactgatgatttcggcaaaaaaataaaaaccaaaaatccctaTCTTAAAAAATTTTCATCTCATGAAAAGGTACTCTAAACGAGCTATTAACCTAACCATCTGAATCAACAAATTAGCTcaaaacacctgcaaaagattcctgaggcttttaaaaactcccaacctggttcattactcaaaaccgCAATCATGGGTAAGACCATTGACCTGTctgctgtccagaaggccaTCATTGACACCCTCAAGCAAGTGGGTAAGACACAAAGAAATTTAGTGAATAGGCTGTTCCCAGAGGGCTGTATCAAGGCACCTCAGTGGGAAGTCTGTGGAAAGGAAAAAGTGTGTCAGAAaacgctgcacaaccagaagaggttggcttttcggcttttcccttcaggggttaccacgtactgtatattaaaaaaacaaaacaaaaacagtttttgttatttattttcggACATTTTAATAGAAAAGACTTCACACCtttatcacatttacaacatcaacaacaacatccgaaaaataAAGGGCTGACCGGTAGAAGCCATTAGagttgtgaaattcccgtcccccagaatcaacaaacatctctctcattacaatatgttgtcaaccaactcagacatgaaatgtttttaaccagttcatacattgaattttgtcagacgttcatactcttatTGACTTCCAGATATTACCATTTTTCCCCAGATATAAACTAGAGCGTAACcctgtttacattcttccttggaacaacaaggtttgttaatATGATAGTCAAAACAacaagttgaccttgccagtgttctcaacaagaatataatgatcatattaacctccctcagcagacaggcAGTGTTTACCCaggaattaaccagtttgttacagatACTTTAGCAGGTTCACATTCCATTACATTGTCAACAGATATCGACATGCTCTTTGAAGTCTCAAATTCAATGTTATCtctccaagcagaaatccatgtttttttgttcattaagccatgtttctgacattgatgatgtttaatggtttttcaactgttctatGTAATCCTTGATGTGTCTATAATTGGCGTAGAGGCTCATACTATTGAAGTAATTCTGTTATATTAATTTTTGGTGCACACTTTAGTCCATCTTTATtcctcatatttcaccaactcctctacATTCCTGAACATCAttattttcatctgctccggagaaagtctctttgttttgttgaagaTCCTGCACTTGTTAGTTCAGGCgctgtcgatcagcccattcttgttcagttgtcgagctttttaaGCAATATCAgaattctttttagtgagattctcattaatgtagaaatatttttctttcagtttgaagccttctTTCAGAAGACCAATTTTGTGGTTAcgattctggaattttatcaACACTGCAGGTGTTCTCCTATCTACAAATGGTAAAGGATAACATGTCTCAGTCTGGTCCAGATCTATAGTTATTCCAAGATTcctcagttgagaaatcacGTGTTGCTCCACTGTCTCGGTGtcagttccctctcctctggTCACAGCCTGTGCGTAATTCCTCAGCTTGATTTTGATGCAAGgtatgatcacatcatttacacGAATGCTTTGTTCTATTCATCCATTCTTTGATGTCCTTGTTCTAGGACTACCattctttggttttgtttttttccatctgtGTCTTTATGCATTTTCGTAATGTCGTCTTTAATTTTTTCCATGCACTCTAGTACcggtttcagcttttctttcagcatttcatcaaagtccctccttaacttatcaaagtcactccttaacttaaCTCTTTAACTTGCCCTTTAACTCTTCCACAGAAGAGACCATCCGGTCTAGAGTATCCTTCATATTTTGCTCTCATactcctccgattttcctcttcctctcgtcatgTTGCTGTTCTGTTCAAACAGGACGGGAGGGGCAAAAaacccacaacccccccccccccccacaaaacaactgtattataaaaataatgCGTAATACAGTATTACCTTGAGATgcaagtttaatttgttctgtgactgagcttgtaagtcaATATAAGATAAGAGataagatattcctttattgtcccacagggggaaatttgtgcgatcgtggcagcggggggttgtcatacataaatacttaaataatacacatatattaacatatgtaacatatgaaatatacatataatgTACATATTCACTTATggtatacatattaacatatattatcAACAATTTAAAGTTTATATTTACACTACAAACTATACACTACAAACTACAAAACTTTAGATTACATCGGTCATCTGGATTTAAAATGTGGTGTTCGCTGAGTGGcctgctgggaggattgctggttgTAGAGTCTGACGGCCTTGGGCAGGACCTgtgataggttgcttcacccaagatgcaCGAAGGAAcactatcgctgaaggagctctccagtgatcttagtgtgccctgcagggggtgggggggcggttCTTAATCATCGATGGcagcttggctgtcatcctcctctccaccaccacctccactgagtccagggagcattcTAGGACAGAGCATTTCTTCCTAATCAGCCTGTACAGTCTTTTCCTGttggccgcagtgatgctgctccccaAGCAGActaccccatgaaaaatagctgaggctaccacagtgtcataaaaggtcttgAGGAGTGGCCCCTGCACTCgcaagacctcagcctcctgagcagatagagtctgctctgaccctttttatgcAGAAAGTGAGTGTTagtactccagtccagtttattgttgaggtgagcacccaggtacttgtacgacgacaccacctcaatgtccgTACTCTTGATCTTCAACGGTGTAACTGGGCAGAGTCCTCGCCTGCGGAAAAACACCACTagttccttggttttacccgcgttaATGTcgaggcggttccgctggctccagtccacaaagtcctgggtcagctctctgtactctctgttgtccccatcagtgatgaggcTGATGActgcagagtcgtcagagaacttctgcaggtgacaagtGGGGGAGTtttaggagaagtctgcagtgtacaGGGTGAAtaggaacggagccagaactGTTCCCTGAGGTGCCCCCATGCTGCAGACAACCGTGTTTGACACACAGTAGTCCCTGGTCCTCACGAACTGTAGGCGATTACTCGTATCTCAAGcatattttccccatttaaagtaccaaaaataattttaatccattccagccttgaaaAAAGCCCCCAACCCTCTAAGCACATATTATTTTCAACCTATTAACATGCATACTTTAACTGTGCATAAgatatgtaaacaatgatagaGTCCGCGATGCGCCCAGAATGTCCTCCGCCTCTCGGCTATAGTTTGCTGGGATTGGCTCCGGTAACCCCCGTGAGCCCCACAGTGGAGGAGCCAGgacaaaatggatggatggacgatatagtatgaaaagaaatggagaagtcacaaacacacacaacgttTCTTTACTCCAAGGACAACATGGTGGAAAGAACAAGATGTGGTGTCAGCTGACGTTACACTTGTCTGCCAACCAGCGGTGGTGTCCCGCTGTAACTCGGATTTCTACTTGtatctcaaacaaaaatatggacagagcaatggcttgtatctcaaaaacTTTTGTATTGAGTCACTCGTCTCAACGTACTactttatatataattatatatatacatttaggTTCAAAATGATAGCCAAGTGTCTAAAAGTAAATCTCAAAgttcttcaaataatttttattttaatgcacaaaaatgcattggggacacttcacattctatttcaaagcaagaaaagtggaaaaagttattgaatatgataatattttacagaaagtcaacaaacaatgttaaaaaaatagcagtgttggcatgtttctttaaaactcaaaaatgtacCACATAAAACTAAGAAATGCTTGAAAATTCAACTTTCCCGAGAATCTTAAACTAATGTTTAGTTGAATAACCAGTTTCTGATAACTGCTTTTCATCTGTGGTGCATGGACTCGACCAACTTTTGGCACCGGTCAACAGGCATTCCAGCCGTGGGCAGTTTTACTTGGTTCCACAATTCCTCTACATTTCTTGGCTTTGCATCATGAACACTATTTTTTTCAGCCTATATGTCAGCCCATAAGTTTTCTATGGGATTAAGGACTGGGGATTGTCTTGGCAACTCCATCAGTTTGATGCTGCTTGTCTGAATCCATCACTTTGCTCGCTTgcgggtgtgtttggggtcattgtcttgttgaaacacacatttcaagggcatttcaCGGCAAAAtcagtgtatatactgtatacatataaaAAGAAATCCTATTCAGTATATGGAAACATGACTACTTCCAGTATTCTGATGTactcaaactgatccatgatccctggtatttTATAAATAGGACCAATACAATAAtatgagaaacatccccatatcatgatgcttgcaTCATCATGCTTCACCGTCTTCACTTTGTACTGTTGCTTCATTTCAGTGTTTGGGGATTGTCTGAGAAACTGTCTGTGGCCCTTAGTCCCAAAAAGAACAATGTAACTTTCACCTGTTGGTGTTGTTCTATCTATAATAGTATATAAACATGTGTCCCGATATTGGCCTCTAATGTGTGTCAGATCATGATTATGTTTCTTACACATCTAGGTGTCATTGTCCACAATATAACAAGAAAGTCACAACTCAAGTCTCAAAACATTTTAGCATTTTAATATTGAGCTGATCAAAGAGACAGTTTCTACTTACAAAGGCatcatttgactttttttgaaTAGTTTGTATTCAAAAGAGATTTCATAAAGCATTACATTTCAAGTTTCAATCACATTCAATCACAAAAACTTTGTGCTGtgcctattttttttaaaataaatgctcagatttaatttttaaaaaaattaattctgaTGATACATTGATCTTTAGcaccaaaaacaaatttgatCATTAGATACATATTGGATATAAATAAAGTGCTTTCATACTTGTTGTCTTACAATATCCATTCTatgaataatattttcattaatgccgctcattttatttttactaggCAGTTTAAATGCTGGAATGAATCAGCTCGTTTGCTCAAACAGGTGTAATGTACTTTTTTCAAGATGCGGTGATTTGAGGGATTTAAGCTGTTTGATGTCTGTGTCTACTTATTTGGCTCTGGTATTTCTAGACTGATCCAACAATTGCAATGGTTATAGTGTACTCAACAGAACTATACTATTATGCATTTATTGTGTAAACTCCACTGAGCAGCTGGCATTGGCTGCTTCTGCTCCATCCTTGTAGGCGAACAGGAAGTACATGACCTTCCTGACCTTGGCCAGCTCAGCTATCCTTTCTCCAAACTCTTGCATGTCCGCCTCCAGCCACTTAAGTGGCGAATCCTCTGGGTCACCTGCGTTTCGCCAGAATGTGCCAATGGGTTCCAGCAGCTGACGCGTCATCAGGTTGGTAAGGTCAGGGGTCCAGTGCTGGGAAATGCCAGTGATGGTCGTCCTACCATAGGCTTTGAGGGAGAAGTACCACCGCGAGAACTGCAGCTCCTGAGTGGGGAAGTCCAGCCGATAGATGGCCTCATTTGGAAGAAGAAGACGTTCCCCATCCTGACGCTTCTGTCCTGATCGCTGTAAAGATGATACACGAAGATGCATCATCTGCAGATAGAATGAAAGAACACATAGAAATATAtagattaaaacaaacaaacaaacaaacataagacAGGCTCATTATCCATCTGAACAAGATGTGAAGCTGAGAAACTCCAGACTAGACCCTGGGAGGAGGCAATCAGACGGGACTAACAGGTCAGAACCACGAGGTTGCAGGAAGTTGGCAATCTGGTGCTTAGCTGACACTGAAACTGGAGCTGACATGGGGCCAGCAAGACAATAACTACCTGCTGCCAGGTTTTCACAAAATTTGagacaatgttttgttttacttattAAGAATTTCTTGTCAGTAAGATTGCTTGTAAAGCAAAATCTGCAATTCTTAAACAATGGGTTATGAAGAGGTGCAGTGGTTAGAGCATATCCCATATAGCGAGGCTAACATCCTCTGGTTGGCATGGGTTCGATACCTCTGTGGTCAAAGTAGACAGTGCAATGGATAATCAGCTCAGTGTATGTGGTCCTGTTCTTCACTATCTCCGATTTCACTATTGAGGAGCAGTTCAATTTGCAGTATTTCAGATCCAAGCAACTAAAAGTGCGAGAACTGACTCATTTGAGGACCAGTTGCATGTCTGATGGAAATCCCTAGAAGAGCCGAATAGAAGTGATGACTGAAACTGTCTGGACTGTACATACCTTACCTCACAGGACTGTTATTATTTGCTCACGtatcttttttgtatttgtgcgTCTTCCTCCCCTTACAATTGTTGTCTTCCCTGGTTTTCTTTATGGCAACTGCATTGCCTCTTTAAGTTACTCATTGGTTAAACATGTGATTCAATCAGTTTTGTTTAGTACTTTGAACATTGGTATTTAAACCACTACTCTTTGTTACAGTGGATCAATTTGTTCTATGTTTCAGGTAGCTGAACCTGTCTTCAGTTGGTTTGGCTGAATGAGGTAGAATTCAGCTGTTTTTTCTCTGGTTTATTCTCACCAGATTTTGGACTTACATCATAGCTTTTCTTAGTGCAGTTAAAGAAACAGGCCTCAGGAGGCAGAGGTGCAATCCTACGAGCCTCTGGGCCCGTTAGAACTGCTACCCAGTCATCACTCCAAAGAGCCTGCATCTGTCTCATGGCCAATGAAATTACACTtaagcaaaataaaattcaacatttttgttattcCCTTTTTTTGATGAGTTGAAATAAAAGATCTAAGACTTTGCTTTTGGGCGTGAAGGGTTTATTCCTTTCAATTTGTCATTCTTATAAAGGACTTTCAATCAGTTAGACAGATGGACCTTCAGGTGTACGGAGGTTATCCATCACCTAGTCTGGCATGTCAAGCTGCTAATTGGACTACATGTTTATTGTGCAAGATTATGTTAAGATGATCACAGTGAAAAGTCCCTTTGCAGTATAGAGTACTCTATCATCACACAGATTTAGCATACTTGTTAGAGCGTTATAAAGATGTTTTGTCCTGTATTCCTAATACTCTACTGATTGTGTATCCTAAAGGATTTTAGTCCTACCGAACTAGTACTGCTACAGAATAGTTTAAAAGTCTTTTTGTCTTGCATATCTAGTCCCAACTGATTGAATCATTTTTTCAGTCCCACAGATCAAGTTTTCTCCTGAACATATGTGTTATAAAGGCTTTTTAGTCTTGCAGTTCTTGTATTctactgcttgtgttgtgagCTCATTATTGTAGGTAATGGTTTGGATGTAGATCTGGTCAATGTAGGGGTTTGTCTTCAAACTGAGCTTCCTCTTCTTTATGACAATACGAGTCATTAGTATCACCGGTGCTGTCTTTAGCCATACGATGTGCCTTTTTAGGAAGTAATGAACACCCTGCTGCCTGTTAGAAACTATTTAAACtacatttcatcattttatgtattttagcCCAACTATTAGATTATTATTAGAAGGTTGCATGACACAAACAGCATCTCCCAACCGTTTGACTCACTGACTCAATTAACGCTGATGTTACAACAAATTTACATCAAATAAGATTTTTGTACTACTGCAAAGAGGGGAACTGAATGTTACGCAACCATAATTATTAGTCATCGAGATTCATTTCTAAACTGAACTTCCTTTAGCACAGTATAGCTTCACATTAACATGTGATTACAGATCTGTTGACCTTCACTGTGGGTACATCATTGAGTGAACGAGACAGAGTGTTCTAATTCATCTATTGATCACTACATCAGGGACATTCAAAGCAGCACCCCACTACTTTAACCCTCTAGAGTATGATTTTACATCTTTAAGAAAATTCACCTTCCTAAGACAGAAACGTTCAACAAAGTGTTCTGTATTTACAGCATGGTGTCTTCTTTCTGAAAGTCAGACGTCCATTTTGACAATCGGATGGAATTCTGAAAACTCACCTTTATTTGTGTTAATGAATTCCATTTACTCTGACATAGCTCTACCGAGGTCCTAGATTGAGGTAgcagaatattttaataaaatagtaAATGCATATAGTTTAAATCTCTAAAATGAAATTtagtaatgtgtttttaagtGGACTTGTTCCTGCCACTTGTAGCAGATTTtagagagggatggagatgtCTTCTCTGTATCCTATAGGTTGCTGTCAGTCATCTCATCAGAGTAATAAAGAGTGCAAAAACattgaaaccacatttttaaacaaattctgGTAATAAAAGAAACATAGTAAAAACGTCCCAGTGTGTTCAGATACCTTAGATCTTTTACAATATGTTGCTAGAACTATTCATCCATTAACTTAGTGGACGAGTCTACGTAAACATTTACAGccgatttttttaaaaaagcgaTGCTGAATTTTTGTTGATGTTAATCAAGACTTTGACACACTTTGGGATCCTAGACTCTATTTATGTATCTGCAGATAAGAGAGCCTCACCTCTGTTAGTGCTGCGTCTTCTTTAAACTTCAGCACCATGGTGttggagggagcatcagtgttGTCCATGTCCCACTTCAAGGTTACAATCTTGGGTTGAAGAGAAGGAGACGTCTGTAATGTGTAATGACAAAGAGCTCTGGTTTAatctctgcttctctctctctctctctctctctctctctctctctctctcccccccctttCAGTCCTTTACTCAGTCCCtgtcctcccctccccctcctgcccccAGGCTATTTTGGTTATAGGACTCATTGATGGTGTGAGAGCACGATTGGAGAAAATAAGTGTGGAACGAGATCCATTGACAACTCCATTGTGAACCTGCATGATATCATAGAGAAACTGTGAAAATTGTGGACACCAGTATAGACCAAAGTCCAAAAGTTTTAAAACTACGTTGAAACCTGCCCAATCTCCAGTCAGAGTTCAATTcagttgaacttttttttttttaaatatgttctgAAGTGTCTGAATATGAGAATAACCTTTTTCAGTTTTAAGAAGGTGGGCAATATGGGACAGTGCTAGGCAACAGGAAGCACTGATGACGTACTACAGGGAACCCTGGGAGTTTCCTCAGGGAGCTTGCATGGTCCCAGCTCAGTGGACCAGTCATTTATTTTAGTGACATGGTGATGTGACGTATATGTGAGTCGTCTGCAGGGGTTTTGGTAAAGGATGATAGGACCGGATGACATTCCCTTGTGAAAACATTGGCTTATATTAATTAAAGATGCTGGAGGTTTATTAAACTGATTGATGTACTGATGTTTTATCTTTTATGACTAATAAATGGGTCTCTGTATATTTCTCATTGTGTAGTTGAGTCTTTACAGATTGAAATTatctcattttaatcattttgaaaGTATACTGAATATACTCAAACAAAAGGTATACTGAATATAACAgtcatatttgaatattttgttgTGGCATTTTTTCCTCTAGTGAGATGCATATTTGTCAGGTGCTTGCGTACAAAATGCTGCTCAAGAATTTGATTTCCaaatatacaataaaatgtTGTATTTCTGGCAGTGGGGTACCATTTGTCCTGGAGCTTTGTGAAAAGCTTTAAATGACACAAAACCTGAAAAgtagatttctttttcttcttctcctttcttttttccccttcaggggtcgccatagcgaatcaattgcctccatctaaccctgtcttctgcatcctcttctctcacaccaactaccttcatgtcctcttttactacgtccataaacctcctctttggtctttctctaggcctcctgcctggcagatTTCTAATATctgaaaaccttaaaatctcccatttgtctgtttttttcaggTAATTCCTGACTGGAAGGATCAGGAGTGGGATGATGACAAACCAGAGTCCTATGCTGGTATCTTCCACTTCCAGTTCTGGCGTTTTGGTGATTGGGTAGACGTTGTTATTGATGACCGGTTGCCCACAGTGAATGGACAGCTAGTCTACTGCCACTCCAATGACAGCAATGAGTTCTGGAGTGCATTGGTGGAGAAGGCCTACGCCAAGTAAGAACCTTTatgtgtgcaatttcctccggaattaataaagtattcaTTAATCTACGTTTTTGTAAAAGAGTCTCTAAATGGTagtcaaatatactgtattatataacgtgatccctcgttactctgCGTTCCAAGACCAGCAAATAGCGAAATTCTGAAATATCGcgacaaactgtttatttttatatggtAATTTAGAGGTTTTTGAagccccccatactgatattaaactactttctttctgtattaccttttcccacactcttatagactttttaaagtgcttataaagtgtttctttaataaatgGAAGTGCGCGGcatccatgagtctcggaacacagcgctctaccggatgctgtcagccaatagaattcgCTTATGGCATCACgtgactacttactaaaaatggggtgaagccgggcatcttgaagcgcatattcgcgagggattactgtactgtattctcCATGTTTGTACCTGCATTTGTTCCCGTTTTATTCCACAATAACTTCTCTCAGATCACAAGATaagatacagtacatgcatgttGGTGTTACTCAGATGACCTGGAAGTACCATGATAAGCTCTCAGAAAGTATTCAGATTCACCAATTTCCCTTGTTTTGTAATTTGATTTATGGACTTCAGGGTTTAAGGGGTGAGTCTTCCCATCATATCCATTTATGCTCCAGATAGTCCAGGctgtggggtgtgtgttttttagttctcacatgggatttttttttactatgaaTGAAAGTAAAAGACCTAATCACATGTGAATATTGGGAAGCGTACGGAAAGGCATAGCTGTCACAGTCATGAGCCCCAGATATGTACTGGTGCAAacccagagaaaaaaaattccagtgGTTTGGGTCAACCACAATAAAAGTCCGGAAACTTATTGTGAGTCTGGATGGGGAGCAGTAGATCATTTGGATACTGTGAGGAATTGGCCTGCTCACCACTCTTCACGCTTCTCAATAGTGGCACATGACTGGAGTTTCCACAAATCACGTGAAGGAGTAACACGTTTATTAGACACGAAAACAAATTGCTCAGCATACGGAAGTGTTGCTGCCTGCTTCACAACAGCATCAGCTCTGGTGTAACTGCAATATAAAGATTGGAAAGGAGAAGAGCATCAGGTATCTAGGAGACAAGCTTGTGATGTGCATTCTGTTTGCTTGTGGATGTTAAATGCAGTCTGTTTTTCATCACGACCAACACCGAGTGCCTTGGCTTCTTCTCTGAAGGGGATATTATATTGCTTTGTGCATGTCTATTACAGTTGCAAACTTATTCCCACACATTGACAGCAGACAAGAGtttacaaaaacaacagcatggTCTGTTTTAGATTGTGCTGCCCACTCCTCCAGTATAGATTTAATACCGTTATTTTTCCGTAGTGTTGACTTTGAAAAGTCATGCCACcattaatgttcattttaaagGAAATTGTCTAAAAACAATCTGCtgaaaacagaattttattaataaacaaaaaaattctattaaaaaCTTAAACTGCATAGTGTATTTTGACTCCAATTACaccattacagttttttttataatttccaTACTGAAGCTGAGTACAGCACTACCAATAGGCAGGACGAGACGTGACAGGGAGGTCAGTCCTTTAatatgtgtaaatgtgtaataGTTCCGTCCTATTGGAAAGTGAAGCAGCATTGTCTGTGTTTATGAAGTGGAATGCTGAAATGGCAGTAGCC is a genomic window of Antennarius striatus isolate MH-2024 chromosome 2, ASM4005453v1, whole genome shotgun sequence containing:
- the LOC137605739 gene encoding olfactory marker protein-like gives rise to the protein MDNTDAPSNTMVLKFKEDAALTEMMHLRVSSLQRSGQKRQDGERLLLPNEAIYRLDFPTQELQFSRWYFSLKAYGRTTITGISQHWTPDLTNLMTRQLLEPIGTFWRNAGDPEDSPLKWLEADMQEFGERIAELAKVRKVMYFLFAYKDGAEAANASCSVEFTQ